A single region of the Sphaeramia orbicularis chromosome 6, fSphaOr1.1, whole genome shotgun sequence genome encodes:
- the LOC115421673 gene encoding heat shock factor protein 1-like translates to MQESPGAMGVDGSYTSNVPAFLTKLWTLVEDPDTNHLICWSATGTSFHVFDQGRFAKEVLPKYFKHNNMASFVRQLNMYGFRKVVNIEQSGLVKPERDDTEFQHLYFLQGHEHMLEHIKRKVSIVKSEETKVRQEDLSKLLYEVQLLRTQQDNMEMQMQDMKQQNEVLWREVVSLRQNHTQQQKVMNKLIQFLFSQMQSNTPSTVGLKRKLPLMLDDGSPSPPSSKFSHNHPMEPMHESFYIQSPSSDSASCSTSGMTGGPIISDVTDMSQTTMALQIHPDPESREKCMMLIKEEPVSPGVRGGVKGGGVGGGVGGGEGVALTSSCEVCSSEPPVLPVAMVQSVLEGRGSAAPMGDRRTKRLALDRVEVSDAVENVDMSLEELQQLLLRNHQQNTVEAGTSAGMDPFSLNLPLTEWNFNEMESNLKSYMFHNQDAEAFPANGCEEQ, encoded by the exons ACTGGAACCAGTTTCCACGTCTTCGATCAGGGACGCTTTGCAAAGGAAGTTCTGCCAAAGTACTTCAAACACAACAACATGGCCAGCTTCGTCCGTCAGCTCAACATGT ATGGTTTCCGTAAAGTGGTGAACATCGAGCAGAGTGGTCTGGTGAAACCTGAGAGAGATGACACGGAGTTCCAACACCTGTACTTCCTGCAGGGACACGAACACATGCTGGAGCACATCAAGAGGAAG gtGTCCATAGTGAAGAGTGAGGAGACCAAGGTGCGACAGGAGGACCTCAGCAAACTGTTGTATGAAGTCCAACTGCTGAGGACACAACAGGACAACATGGAGATGCAGATGCAGGACATGAAACA GCAGAATGAGGTGTTGTGGAGGGAGGTGGTGTCCCTCAGACAGAACCACACCCAGCAGCAGAAGGTCATGAAcaag CTGATTCAGTTTCTGTTCAGCCAGATGCAGTCCAACACACCCAGCACAGTGGGCCTGAAGAGAAAACt GCCCCTGATGCTGGACGATGGCTCCCCCAGTCCTCCCTCCTCTAAATTCAGCCATAACCACCCCATGGAGCCCATGCACGAGTCCTTCTACATCCAGTCG CCCTCCAGTGACAGCGCCTCCTGCTCCACCAGTGGAATGACAGGAGGTCCAATCATATCAGACGTGACGGACATGTCCCAGACCACCATGGCCCTGCAGATCCACCCGGACCCCGAGTCCAG GGAGAAGTGCATGATGCTCATCAAAGAGGAGCCTGTGAGCCCTGGGGTGAGGGGAGGAGTGAAAGGAGGTGGAGTCGGAGGAGGAGTCGGGGGAGGAGAAGGCGTGGCGCTGACCTCCTCCTGTGAGGTGTGCTCCTCCGAACCGCCCGTTCTGCCCGTCGCCATGGTGCAGTCTGTTCTGGAGGGGAGGGGCTCTGCGGCCCCCATGGGGGACAGGAGGACGAAGAGACTGGCCTTGGACAG agtggAGGTTTCAGATGCTGTGGAGAACGTGGACATGAGTCTGGAGGAACTGCAGCAGCTGCTTCTGAGGAACCATCAGCAGAACACAGTGGAGGCTGGAACCAGTGCTGGGATGGAT CCCTTCAGTTTAAATCTCCCTCTGACCGAGTGGAACTTCAATGAGATGGAGTCCAACCTCAAATCT tacaTGTTCCACAACCAGGATGCAGAGGCTTTTCCTGCCAACGGCTGTGAGGAGCAGTGA